A stretch of the Medicago truncatula cultivar Jemalong A17 chromosome 5, MtrunA17r5.0-ANR, whole genome shotgun sequence genome encodes the following:
- the LOC11410953 gene encoding alternative oxidase 3, mitochondrial, protein MKNSLLRSTARALFHSSRNYHCSFSTAVIVQPRHQNGGGTRGSFYWQKMSTLPEKKDQHSEENKNSNDSNTVVSSYWGITRPKVKREDGTEWPWNCFMPWESYSSDVSIDVTKHHVPKTFGDKFAFRSVKFLRVLSDLYFKERYGCHAMMLETIAAVPPMVGGMLLHLKSLRKFQHTGGWIKALLEEAENERMHLMTMVELVKPSWHERLLVITAQGVFFNAFFVFYILSPKTAHRFVGYLEEEAVISYTQHLNAIESGKVENVPAPAIAIDYWRLPKDATLKDVITVIRADEAHHRDVNHFASDIHHQGKELKEAPAPIGYH, encoded by the exons ATGAAAAACTCTTTACTAAGGTCAACGGCACGAGCTCTGTTCCACAGTAGTCGCAACTATCACTGCAGCTTCTCAACTGCGGTGATAGTTCAGCCGAGACACCAGAATGGCGGTGGCACTCGTGGAAGCTTCTACTGGCAGAAGATGTCAACTCTGCCAGAGAAAAAGGATCAGCATTCAGAGGAGAATAAGAACAGTAATGACAGCAACACCGTCGTTTCGAGTTACTGGGGAATCACTAGGCCCAAGGTTAAAAGGGAGGATGGAACTGAGTGGCCATGGAACTGTTTCATG CCATGGGAAAGTTACAGCTCAGATGTGTCAATAGATGTGACCAAGCATCATGTACCAAAAACATTTGGGGACAAGTTTGCTTTCAGATCTGTCAAGTTTCTAAGGGTTCTCTCTGATTTGTATTTCAAG GAACGGTACGGATGCCATGCAATGATGCTGGAAACAATTGCAGCCGTCCCGCCAATGGTGGGAGGGATGCTTTTACACTTGAAGTCTCTAAGAAAATTTCAACACACTGGTGGTTGGATCAAAGCATTACTTGAAGAAGCAGAGAATGAGAGGATGCATTTGATGACAATGGTAGAGCTTGTAAAACCAAGTTGGCATGAAAGGCTTTTGGTTATTACTGCACAAGGAGTTTTCTTCAATGCATTCTTTGTTTTTTACATACTCTCACCAAAAACTGCACACAGGTTTGTTGGTTATTTAGAGGAGGAAGCTGTGATTTCATATACACAACATTTGAATGCAATTGAGAGTGGTAAAGTTGAAAATGTACCTGCTCCTGCTATTGCAATTGATTATTGGAGACTTCCTAAGGATGCAACTCTTAAGGATGTTATCACTGTTATTCGTGCTGATGAGGCTCATCATAGGGATGTCAATCACTTTGCTTCG GATATTCACCATCAAGGAAAAGAACTGAAAGAGGCTCCAGCTCCTATTGGTTATCATTGA